From one Orcinus orca chromosome 10, mOrcOrc1.1, whole genome shotgun sequence genomic stretch:
- the TMEM14A gene encoding transmembrane protein 14A isoform X2, protein MCLSSLKEFKGGVLSLIAGLSVGFLAGCGAYRVSNDKRDVKLSLFTAFFLATIMGVRFKRSKKIMPAGLVAGLSLMMILRLVLLLL, encoded by the exons ATGTGTCTTTCGAGCCTCAAGGAGTTCAAAG GTGGTGTTCTGTCTTTGATTGCTGGTCTTTCCGTTGGATTTTTGGCTGGCTGTGGAGCTTACCGTGTCTCCAATGACAAGCGAGACGTAAAATTGTCCCTGT TTACAGCTTTCTTCCTGGCCACCATAATGGGGGTGAGGTTTAAGAGATCCAAGAAAATCATGCCAGCTGGGCTGGTTGCAGGTTTAAG CCTCATGATGATCCTGAGACTTGTCTTACTGCTGCTCTGA
- the TMEM14A gene encoding transmembrane protein 14A isoform X1, which yields MDLIGFGYAALVTFGSILGYKRRGGVLSLIAGLSVGFLAGCGAYRVSNDKRDVKLSLFTAFFLATIMGVRFKRSKKIMPAGLVAGLSLMMILRLVLLLL from the exons ATGGACCTGATTGGTTTTGGTTATGCAGCCCTGGTGACATTCGGAAGCATTTTGGGATATAAGCGGAGAG GTGGTGTTCTGTCTTTGATTGCTGGTCTTTCCGTTGGATTTTTGGCTGGCTGTGGAGCTTACCGTGTCTCCAATGACAAGCGAGACGTAAAATTGTCCCTGT TTACAGCTTTCTTCCTGGCCACCATAATGGGGGTGAGGTTTAAGAGATCCAAGAAAATCATGCCAGCTGGGCTGGTTGCAGGTTTAAG CCTCATGATGATCCTGAGACTTGTCTTACTGCTGCTCTGA